A stretch of Chitinophaga caeni DNA encodes these proteins:
- a CDS encoding histidine kinase, giving the protein MLEAYRDRFRWFGFIILSLISMMSFAQVKVPTQQYAFPFKHIDVSNGLANNHVSAIMQDRKGFIWIASTALQRYDGTNFLTVADFNRLPGSLFYEDIYLFEDRDGKIFIGTPINIQVYDPLKGRTKVIPLKMDASNIPVALGCRTFIQDHTGTIFAVSDYGLLEYDSSSNAFFKSKILPTELQPSIQAALMEDNLGQVWMSSKDEMLILSRDRKQIFNAEHNPHHNPVLDIKTSFKQCYQDAKGFIWLAGRDNHLYKYDPVKNQLESFRFDNPDLHPLPGGYRGERTFDITSDTKSNVWIATKQAGIWRYNSQTGIFDVNIMAHNHDDLGLHYNYESNCFLSDRDGHLWVGTDAGVNIVSLHNQSLYRLDHRTRFKNTGARLPRSEVTGLFQSSTGDIFIGYWGQGFSRLDSQLQLQQNYIYDRQNKPGSIPEEHGLVWSFAELPNKTVLIGQENGWISQFDPVTRKMRHSQPPQFAEQTVLKLYPENDSCVWVGLYKIGLAKWNPQSGEVQNYPSILKNFGKSVTVMDITRENDSMLWISTNTSGVILFDINKGLVKQNITFWQPNHHFINNVSALHRFNDTSLLVGTDHGLFLYNAPKQSYKPVNIQETPFDEWVLSMEGCKEGNHVWLTTPNGFYKYGLQEDKLTTFVQNDDIIDNRRKIRRSIARMQNDNLLVGASDHIIVLNPGKLDVAPSPPDVTIVSLSSSGEQIDIDAAIASNTAVHLEPKQNFIDITFKSLQYHHEPVRYYYMLEGIDKNWVNAGGILVAKYTNLPPGSYAFKVRSVNTGGTVSAHTTTLLLNVEPNYWQTWWFKLMGILLLVILVYAYFRLRLYLVKRRERERAAFQKQIDQLEMKALRSQMSPHFIFNSLNSIQKFMLQNESEQAVDYLGRFARLIRSVLDHTQSNTITIAKEASMLENYLALEQLRLANQFEYDIYIDPVIDKDFTEIPTMILQPFVENAVWHGLYHKPGGQLKVHFLREGNAIHCIVEDNGIGRMAARSMKRNNGHSHLSKGLQITRDRLSIYNSRYNLNASFDIEDLVDADGNATGTRVNIWFPLITD; this is encoded by the coding sequence ATGCTGGAAGCATACCGGGACAGATTTAGATGGTTTGGGTTCATTATCCTTAGCTTGATTAGCATGATGAGCTTTGCACAGGTGAAAGTACCCACCCAGCAATACGCATTTCCTTTCAAGCATATCGATGTTAGCAATGGTTTGGCTAACAACCACGTTTCCGCGATCATGCAGGATCGTAAAGGTTTTATTTGGATCGCGAGTACTGCTTTACAGCGCTATGACGGTACTAATTTCTTAACCGTGGCCGATTTTAATAGGTTACCCGGTTCGCTATTCTACGAGGATATTTATTTATTCGAAGATCGAGACGGCAAAATCTTTATCGGGACGCCGATCAATATTCAAGTATATGATCCGCTGAAAGGCCGTACGAAGGTCATCCCGCTGAAGATGGACGCCAGCAATATCCCCGTAGCCCTCGGTTGCAGAACTTTTATCCAGGACCATACCGGGACTATTTTCGCGGTGAGCGATTACGGCTTGCTTGAATATGACTCCAGTTCGAATGCCTTCTTTAAATCGAAAATATTACCTACCGAGCTCCAGCCTTCGATTCAGGCCGCGCTTATGGAAGATAATTTGGGACAGGTATGGATGAGCTCCAAGGATGAGATGCTGATTTTATCAAGAGATCGGAAGCAAATCTTCAATGCCGAGCATAACCCGCATCATAACCCGGTGCTGGATATTAAAACGAGTTTCAAACAATGTTACCAGGATGCTAAAGGCTTCATTTGGCTAGCAGGAAGAGATAATCATTTATATAAATACGACCCGGTAAAAAATCAACTCGAATCCTTTAGGTTCGATAATCCCGACTTGCATCCATTACCTGGAGGTTACCGTGGCGAACGGACATTTGATATTACCTCGGATACTAAGAGCAATGTTTGGATAGCCACGAAACAAGCCGGCATATGGAGATATAATTCCCAAACGGGCATCTTCGACGTGAATATCATGGCTCATAATCATGATGATCTCGGTTTACATTACAATTATGAAAGCAATTGTTTCTTAAGCGATCGGGATGGGCATTTGTGGGTCGGAACAGATGCAGGCGTTAATATTGTTAGCCTCCATAACCAGTCCTTGTACCGCCTCGATCACCGTACCCGTTTCAAAAACACCGGGGCCAGGTTGCCAAGGTCCGAAGTAACGGGATTATTCCAATCCAGCACCGGCGATATATTCATCGGTTATTGGGGCCAAGGTTTCAGCCGGCTGGATTCACAACTTCAATTACAACAGAATTATATATACGATCGTCAAAACAAACCTGGGAGTATCCCCGAGGAGCACGGTCTCGTTTGGAGCTTTGCAGAATTACCCAATAAAACGGTACTTATTGGTCAAGAGAATGGCTGGATCAGTCAATTTGATCCCGTAACAAGAAAAATGCGGCACAGTCAACCACCGCAATTCGCGGAACAAACGGTATTGAAACTTTACCCGGAGAACGATAGCTGTGTGTGGGTAGGTCTGTATAAAATCGGCCTTGCCAAGTGGAACCCGCAAAGCGGTGAAGTGCAAAATTATCCAAGCATCCTTAAAAATTTTGGAAAAAGCGTAACCGTGATGGACATTACCCGGGAAAATGATAGTATGCTTTGGATTAGTACCAATACGTCAGGGGTGATATTATTTGATATCAATAAAGGGCTCGTCAAACAGAACATTACTTTTTGGCAACCGAATCATCACTTTATCAATAATGTCAGCGCCCTGCATCGGTTCAACGACACCAGCTTACTCGTCGGTACCGATCACGGCTTATTTCTCTATAATGCGCCCAAGCAATCATATAAACCGGTTAATATCCAGGAAACACCCTTCGATGAATGGGTTTTAAGCATGGAAGGCTGCAAGGAGGGTAACCATGTATGGCTCACTACCCCGAACGGTTTTTATAAATACGGCCTGCAAGAAGATAAGCTGACTACCTTCGTTCAGAATGATGATATCATCGACAATAGAAGAAAGATACGCAGATCAATTGCGCGGATGCAAAACGATAATTTGTTGGTTGGCGCTTCCGATCACATCATCGTACTAAATCCCGGTAAACTTGATGTAGCCCCATCCCCCCCTGACGTGACGATTGTTTCGCTCAGTTCCTCGGGTGAACAGATCGATATAGATGCGGCCATCGCTTCTAATACTGCCGTTCACCTTGAGCCTAAGCAAAACTTTATAGATATCACCTTCAAAAGTTTACAATATCACCATGAGCCGGTAAGATATTATTACATGCTAGAAGGTATCGATAAAAATTGGGTCAATGCTGGCGGGATATTGGTGGCCAAATATACCAACCTGCCGCCGGGAAGCTACGCATTTAAAGTGCGTAGTGTAAACACGGGAGGTACGGTATCGGCACACACTACCACCTTGTTATTGAACGTGGAACCTAATTATTGGCAAACCTGGTGGTTCAAATTGATGGGCATCCTATTACTGGTAATTTTGGTATATGCTTATTTCAGATTAAGGTTATACCTGGTAAAAAGGAGGGAAAGGGAAAGAGCAGCATTCCAAAAACAAATCGATCAACTGGAGATGAAAGCGCTACGCTCGCAAATGAGCCCGCACTTTATTTTCAACTCCCTCAATTCTATCCAGAAATTCATGCTTCAAAATGAGTCCGAGCAGGCAGTAGATTACCTGGGGCGATTTGCCAGGCTGATCAGGAGTGTATTGGATCATACGCAAAGCAATACTATCACGATTGCCAAGGAAGCATCCATGCTGGAAAATTACCTGGCTTTAGAACAATTGAGGTTGGCCAATCAATTCGAATATGACATTTACATAGATCCTGTTATTGATAAAGACTTCACCGAAATTCCAACCATGATCTTGCAACCCTTTGTTGAAAATGCCGTATGGCATGGTTTATATCATAAGCCCGGGGGACAATTAAAAGTACACTTCTTAAGGGAAGGAAACGCGATACATTGCATCGTGGAAGATAATGGCATCGGGAGGATGGCCGCCAGGTCGATGAAGCGAAATAATGGTCATTCGCACCTATCGAAGGGCTTACAAATTACCAGGGATCGTTTATCAATTTATAACAGCCGTTATAACCTGAATGCATCTTTCGACATTGAAGATTTGGTAGATGCGGATGGAAATGCAACGGGAACGCGGGTAAACATTTGGTTCCCGTTGATAACAGATTAG
- a CDS encoding MBL fold metallo-hydrolase: MKIAFHGAARTVTGSKHLITLKNGKKVLLDCGMYQGMGRETDSLNLDFGFEPSEVTYMCLSHAHIDHTGLIPRLSKLGYKGKIFCTAATRDLAEILLLDSAEIQEDDVKYVNKRHSREGKPLVEPLYKIEDAKACIDQLTPTEMNTWVKIDEDIEVMFTEAGHIIGAACVHVRVTENGKTTQVSFSGDVGRYRDQILKSPDVFPQADYILMESTYGTTLHEDIMPIDNQILDYIHKTCIEKKGKLIIPAFSVGRTQEILYALNVAQGKGTLPKIDIFVDSPLSMEATMVTKAHPECFNRTVSKILETDSDPFGFPGLHYIRSVDESKQLNFRKEPCVIISASGMAEAGRVKHHIANNIENSRNTILIVGYCEPESLGGRLMRGAEEVSIFGTKFPVKADVGVIRSMSAHGDYEDLSQWLACQDPQLVKRLFLVHGEYEVQIGFRSWLLKKGFKDIEIPSRHYEIGLE, encoded by the coding sequence ATGAAGATTGCATTTCACGGCGCTGCACGCACCGTTACGGGTTCCAAACACTTGATCACCTTGAAGAACGGGAAAAAGGTTCTATTGGATTGCGGCATGTATCAAGGTATGGGAAGGGAAACGGATAGTCTTAACCTCGACTTCGGTTTCGAACCTTCGGAAGTTACTTATATGTGTTTGTCCCATGCACATATCGATCATACCGGCTTAATCCCAAGGTTGAGCAAGTTAGGTTATAAAGGAAAGATTTTCTGTACCGCCGCGACTAGGGACCTTGCAGAAATATTACTGCTAGACTCCGCCGAGATACAGGAAGATGATGTGAAATATGTGAATAAGCGGCATTCGCGGGAAGGCAAACCCCTGGTTGAACCCCTCTACAAAATTGAAGATGCAAAAGCCTGTATCGATCAACTAACACCCACCGAGATGAATACCTGGGTGAAAATCGATGAGGATATCGAAGTGATGTTTACTGAAGCAGGTCATATTATCGGTGCGGCATGCGTACATGTGAGGGTTACAGAGAATGGAAAAACGACCCAGGTTTCTTTCAGCGGCGATGTTGGGCGCTACCGTGATCAGATACTAAAATCGCCCGACGTATTTCCACAAGCTGATTATATCTTGATGGAATCCACATACGGCACCACTTTGCATGAAGATATCATGCCCATAGATAACCAGATCCTGGATTACATACATAAAACCTGCATCGAGAAAAAAGGTAAACTTATTATCCCTGCATTTAGCGTAGGCCGTACGCAGGAGATATTATACGCCCTGAATGTGGCCCAAGGGAAAGGTACCTTGCCCAAGATTGACATTTTTGTTGATAGCCCTTTATCGATGGAAGCCACGATGGTCACGAAGGCGCATCCCGAATGTTTTAATAGGACTGTTTCCAAGATTTTAGAAACGGATAGCGACCCTTTTGGCTTCCCCGGATTGCATTATATCCGTTCTGTGGACGAATCGAAACAACTTAATTTTAGGAAAGAACCTTGTGTAATCATTTCGGCCAGCGGGATGGCAGAAGCGGGAAGGGTGAAGCACCACATCGCGAATAATATTGAAAATAGTAGGAACACGATCTTGATCGTAGGTTATTGCGAGCCGGAATCTTTAGGCGGTAGGTTGATGCGCGGAGCAGAGGAAGTGTCAATATTTGGTACCAAGTTCCCGGTAAAGGCAGATGTTGGGGTAATACGTTCCATGAGTGCACATGGCGATTACGAAGATTTGAGCCAATGGTTAGCGTGCCAAGATCCGCAACTTGTGAAACGCCTGTTCTTGGTTCATGGCGAATATGAAGTGCAGATTGGGTTCCGTTCCTGGTTGTTAAAGAAAGGCTTTAAAGATATCGAAATCCCAAGCCGCCATTATGAAATCGGCTTGGAATAA
- a CDS encoding DUF4442 domain-containing protein: MSAAPQPAGNNYFDSLKLLQFQRLNKKRFQFKLFLFMKLPAAWWAGLRLIYLDNHACAAAVPYKWLTQNPFRSTYFACLSMAAELSTGALAMMYSRAAINPVSMLVTRLEVDFLKKATSLTTFTCNEGDSIRTAIAKAIATGEAQQVEVMTIGQSENAELVAQCRITWSFKAKMKS, translated from the coding sequence ATGAGTGCTGCACCCCAACCTGCCGGTAATAATTATTTTGATAGCTTGAAATTGCTGCAATTTCAACGCTTGAATAAGAAGCGTTTCCAATTCAAACTCTTCTTATTCATGAAACTACCGGCAGCTTGGTGGGCTGGTTTAAGGCTCATTTATCTGGATAACCATGCCTGCGCCGCGGCGGTACCTTACAAATGGTTAACGCAAAACCCCTTCCGATCTACCTATTTTGCTTGCTTATCGATGGCGGCCGAGTTGAGCACCGGCGCTCTAGCTATGATGTACTCAAGGGCTGCAATAAATCCCGTTTCGATGCTGGTGACACGGCTCGAAGTTGATTTTTTAAAGAAAGCCACTAGCCTCACTACGTTTACTTGCAATGAAGGTGACTCGATCCGCACAGCGATAGCAAAGGCAATTGCCACCGGTGAAGCCCAGCAAGTTGAAGTAATGACGATAGGACAAAGTGAAAATGCCGAATTGGTGGCGCAATGCCGCATCACCTGGTCTTTTAAAGCTAAAATGAAGAGCTAG
- a CDS encoding thioredoxin family protein has product MKPYVMLLVALLAIPLCKVQAQKHPSSIDSIYNPNANAEADLKAAIKKAAVEKKHVLIQVGGNWCIWCRRLYKYVEDRPELKQLVDNNYVVYHLNYSKENENLPILAKLGYPQRFGFPVLVVLDSKGNRLHTQDSGLLESGNDVDWYDIKKLANFYRNWSPGALHPANYEK; this is encoded by the coding sequence ATGAAACCATATGTTATGCTGTTGGTAGCGCTTTTAGCGATTCCTTTATGCAAGGTACAAGCGCAGAAGCATCCAAGTTCAATTGATAGCATTTATAATCCTAATGCCAACGCGGAAGCCGATTTGAAAGCAGCCATTAAAAAGGCGGCTGTAGAAAAAAAGCATGTTTTAATCCAAGTAGGCGGTAATTGGTGTATCTGGTGCCGCAGGCTATACAAATATGTAGAAGATCGACCGGAATTGAAGCAATTAGTAGATAATAATTATGTTGTTTACCATCTGAATTATAGCAAAGAAAATGAGAACTTACCGATTTTGGCTAAATTAGGGTACCCGCAACGTTTCGGGTTCCCGGTATTGGTGGTGCTGGATAGTAAAGGAAACCGCTTGCACACGCAAGATTCGGGCCTACTGGAATCGGGGAACGATGTAGATTGGTACGATATTAAAAAACTGGCTAATTTTTACCGTAACTGGTCCCCGGGTGCCTTGCATCCGGCGAATTATGAAAAATAA
- the ppk1 gene encoding polyphosphate kinase 1, with the protein MNHFYQEGGDFRMPPSPDRYYDRDLSWLSFNALVLKMATRKDVPLFDRIRFLSIFSSNLDEFYRVRISALLAVVTIEDQAETAAKTLLGKIQDTIAQQQQLFGNTLRQDLLPALLENNIHLYYDEPVLPEHYEYVSAYFYNHVLGFLKPMWLEAANSANIFLENNQIYFAVKLINNDGQDIAKYAIVNIPTLELPRFQCLYSSGVTHIIWLDDIVRHHIGHLFPGFEVAACYSIKLTRNAEIDIEEFPGDLIMQVESLIVEREIGLPTRFLYDAEMPGHLLKVLANYCQVVPLEMVKGGHYHNLKDLADLPFPPDRPQAVYEKWPAVQVPAVQASPRLLDTLLEQDILIHPPYHSYDPVLRFFNEAATDPSVNEIYVTLYRVAHGSQIVQSLISAAKNGKQVTVLVELKARFDEANNIRWAKKMKAAGVKIIYSIPGLKVHAKIALIKRKHLFHNDYYALLATGNLNESTARFYTDHVLLTTNRGLTSELELLFIYLLTGEQPGIYQFIPFRELLVAQFNLVSSFEALIDREIQHVKSGKPGKMIIKLNNLQEQGMIDKLYEAAEAGVSVSLIVRSICCILPGYHENITIHRIVDRYLEHGRVFWWYNNGDEELYLGSADWMNRNLYNRIEVCFPIYGKEYKRQIKHMLDLQLSDNTNAVLLGNNLENIPVPKSDGTELVNAQSAMYDFVKQLY; encoded by the coding sequence ATGAATCATTTTTACCAGGAAGGTGGTGATTTCAGGATGCCACCGTCACCGGATCGATATTATGATAGGGATCTCAGTTGGCTATCATTTAATGCCCTCGTGCTGAAGATGGCCACGAGAAAGGATGTTCCCTTGTTTGATAGGATTCGTTTTTTATCGATCTTTTCATCTAACCTGGACGAATTTTACAGGGTTCGAATTTCGGCATTGTTAGCAGTCGTTACGATAGAAGACCAGGCTGAAACGGCAGCCAAAACTTTGCTTGGGAAAATCCAGGATACCATTGCACAGCAACAGCAACTATTCGGTAATACCTTGAGGCAGGACTTACTTCCGGCGCTATTAGAGAATAATATTCACCTGTATTATGATGAGCCGGTATTGCCGGAACATTATGAATATGTATCTGCATATTTCTATAATCATGTGCTGGGTTTTTTAAAACCCATGTGGCTAGAGGCCGCAAATTCTGCCAACATATTCCTGGAAAACAACCAAATTTATTTTGCTGTTAAACTCATTAACAATGACGGGCAAGATATCGCCAAGTACGCGATCGTGAATATCCCAACCTTGGAATTGCCAAGGTTTCAATGTTTGTACAGCAGTGGTGTCACGCATATAATTTGGTTAGATGATATTGTTCGTCACCATATCGGTCATCTATTCCCGGGTTTCGAAGTGGCAGCTTGCTATAGCATTAAGCTAACCAGGAACGCAGAAATCGATATCGAGGAGTTTCCCGGTGATTTGATCATGCAGGTGGAATCTTTGATCGTGGAGCGTGAAATAGGTTTGCCAACCCGCTTTTTATACGATGCAGAAATGCCGGGACATTTGCTGAAGGTACTAGCCAATTATTGCCAGGTAGTTCCTTTGGAAATGGTAAAGGGAGGGCACTACCACAACTTAAAAGATTTGGCGGACTTACCCTTTCCCCCGGATCGACCGCAGGCGGTTTATGAAAAATGGCCTGCTGTTCAAGTTCCAGCGGTGCAAGCATCACCACGGTTACTAGATACACTTTTGGAACAAGATATCCTGATCCACCCGCCGTACCACAGTTACGATCCCGTATTAAGGTTCTTCAATGAAGCTGCGACGGATCCTTCTGTCAATGAAATTTATGTAACATTATATAGGGTGGCGCATGGTTCCCAGATCGTGCAATCCTTAATCAGCGCTGCAAAGAATGGTAAGCAGGTTACGGTATTGGTAGAGTTGAAAGCCCGGTTTGATGAAGCGAATAACATCCGCTGGGCCAAGAAAATGAAAGCGGCGGGAGTAAAAATCATATACAGCATTCCCGGGCTGAAAGTTCATGCAAAGATCGCGTTGATAAAAAGGAAGCATCTTTTTCATAATGATTATTACGCCTTGTTGGCAACAGGTAATTTGAATGAATCGACCGCGAGATTTTATACGGACCATGTACTGCTAACAACGAATAGAGGTTTAACGAGCGAACTGGAGTTGCTATTTATTTACCTTCTAACAGGTGAGCAACCGGGGATCTACCAGTTTATTCCTTTCCGGGAGTTGCTGGTAGCGCAATTTAACTTGGTAAGCAGCTTCGAAGCATTGATTGACCGGGAAATACAACATGTTAAAAGCGGGAAACCCGGCAAGATGATCATTAAACTGAATAACCTGCAAGAACAGGGGATGATAGACAAGTTGTATGAAGCTGCTGAAGCCGGGGTAAGCGTTTCGTTGATCGTGAGAAGTATCTGCTGTATACTGCCGGGGTACCATGAAAATATAACAATACACAGGATCGTGGACCGCTATTTAGAACATGGCCGCGTTTTCTGGTGGTACAACAACGGTGATGAAGAGTTGTATCTAGGCTCTGCAGATTGGATGAACCGTAATTTGTATAACAGGATCGAAGTATGCTTCCCAATTTACGGGAAAGAATATAAACGGCAAATTAAGCATATGCTCGACCTACAGTTGTCTGATAATACCAATGCCGTTCTACTCGGCAACAACCTGGAGAATATCCCGGTACCGAAAAGCGATGGCACGGAACTTGTCAATGCACAGTCAGCTATGTACGACTTTGTAAAGCAATTATATTAA
- a CDS encoding fatty acid desaturase family protein, protein MPKVSFNNKNATFFKSLKKEVDLYFSNKNIRQSGDRRLHSKTIILILTALGIYISLLFWQDIPVILGISMCGILGFTLAAIGFNVMHDACHGSYSSKNWVNQTLGLTLNTLGGNSFIWKQKHNIVHHTYTNVDGVDDDIAKSPFIRHCSTQKWNPMHRYQHLYIIFLYAISSFAWVFFFDFEKYLKKRVHTTQLQKMQFSDHLVFWFSKVMYLVFYVGLPVLLLGWKPWLIGFVAMHLVMGFTLAIVFQLAHVVEETSFEFVHEDDKVIENEWAIHQVNTTSNFAPGNAIISWWAGGLNYQVEHHLFPRISHVHYPELSKIVRMKCEEFGVKYNSMPTMFEAVRSHFRFIKELGQRPAGI, encoded by the coding sequence ATGCCAAAAGTTTCATTTAATAATAAGAATGCCACGTTTTTTAAATCGTTAAAGAAGGAAGTAGACCTATATTTTAGCAATAAAAATATTCGTCAATCCGGTGATCGGCGTTTGCATAGTAAAACGATCATCCTTATTTTAACTGCGCTGGGAATATACATTTCATTATTATTTTGGCAGGATATACCGGTAATATTAGGGATTTCGATGTGCGGCATACTGGGGTTCACCCTGGCGGCTATCGGCTTCAATGTAATGCATGATGCATGCCATGGAAGTTACTCTTCCAAGAATTGGGTCAATCAAACCTTGGGTTTGACTTTAAATACCTTGGGCGGAAATTCATTTATTTGGAAACAGAAACATAATATAGTTCACCATACCTATACTAATGTAGACGGGGTAGATGACGACATTGCCAAATCGCCTTTTATCCGTCATTGCAGTACGCAAAAATGGAACCCGATGCATAGGTATCAGCACTTATATATTATATTTTTATACGCGATTTCTTCTTTTGCCTGGGTCTTCTTTTTTGATTTTGAGAAATATTTAAAGAAACGTGTTCATACCACCCAGTTGCAGAAAATGCAATTTTCGGATCACCTGGTTTTCTGGTTTAGCAAGGTAATGTACCTGGTATTTTATGTCGGGCTCCCGGTATTGTTATTGGGATGGAAACCTTGGTTGATCGGTTTCGTAGCAATGCACCTGGTGATGGGCTTTACCTTGGCTATAGTTTTCCAGTTGGCGCATGTTGTTGAAGAAACCTCTTTTGAGTTCGTACACGAAGATGATAAAGTAATAGAAAATGAATGGGCTATTCACCAAGTGAATACAACTTCTAACTTTGCACCGGGTAACGCCATTATTTCATGGTGGGCAGGCGGCTTAAATTACCAGGTAGAACATCACTTGTTCCCCCGTATTAGCCATGTACATTATCCGGAGTTGAGTAAGATCGTGCGGATGAAATGTGAAGAATTTGGAGTAAAATATAACAGTATGCCAACTATGTTCGAAGCTGTGCGTTCCCATTTTAGGTTTATCAAGGAGTTGGGTCAACGACCGGCAGGCATATAA
- a CDS encoding S10 family peptidase, whose product MKKYCLSLALFCLVSMPMLAQPKAKPGNDNKENTHGRTLDAESSVVTENTVTIKGQKIPYKATAGTLPVWNDEGKVIAGLFYTYYERSDIKDRSNRPLVISFNGGPGSASVWMHLAYTGPRVLRIDDEGYPIMPYGYEENPNSILDVADIVYVDPVNTGYSRILDKDTKGSTFFGVQADIRYLAEWINTFVTRNDRWASPKFLIGESYGTTRVSGLALELQNSQWMYFNGVILVSPTDLGIERSGPVEAALRLPYFSATAWYHKALANDLQQKQLEQMLPEVEQFTMNQLLPAIAKGSSLTATEKTAIIQKFAHFSGLKPEVIEQYNMDISTNLFWKELLRDKGYTIGRLDSRYLGIDKQDGGVRPDYNAELTSWLHSFTPAINMYLRNELKYITDLKYNMFGSVYPWDRSGDRTGENLRQAMSSNPYLHLLVQSGYFDGACDYFNAKYNLWQMDPAGKLKDRMSWKGYRSGHMMYLRKPDLAQGNQDIREFILNAVPKAGQAAKY is encoded by the coding sequence ATGAAGAAATATTGTTTATCGCTTGCCTTATTTTGCTTGGTAAGCATGCCTATGCTCGCACAACCAAAAGCTAAACCGGGGAACGACAACAAAGAAAATACCCATGGCAGAACACTCGATGCCGAATCTTCAGTAGTTACGGAAAATACGGTTACCATCAAGGGACAAAAAATTCCTTACAAGGCCACTGCCGGAACTTTACCGGTATGGAATGACGAAGGGAAAGTGATAGCGGGATTATTTTATACGTATTATGAACGTTCCGATATTAAAGATCGCTCTAACAGGCCGCTGGTAATTTCTTTTAACGGTGGCCCCGGCTCTGCCTCGGTTTGGATGCACTTGGCTTACACGGGCCCGAGGGTTTTAAGGATCGATGATGAAGGTTATCCCATCATGCCATACGGTTACGAAGAAAATCCCAATTCTATTCTGGACGTAGCGGATATCGTGTACGTGGATCCCGTAAATACAGGCTATTCCCGCATACTTGATAAAGATACTAAGGGAAGTACTTTCTTCGGTGTCCAGGCCGATATCCGTTACCTGGCGGAGTGGATCAATACTTTCGTAACACGTAACGATCGCTGGGCCTCACCGAAGTTTTTAATCGGGGAAAGCTACGGCACCACGAGGGTTTCGGGCTTAGCCTTGGAATTGCAAAATTCCCAGTGGATGTATTTCAACGGCGTGATCTTAGTATCCCCTACGGATTTGGGTATCGAGAGAAGTGGCCCGGTGGAAGCCGCGTTGAGACTGCCTTATTTCTCTGCAACGGCATGGTATCATAAAGCCCTGGCCAACGACTTGCAGCAAAAACAACTGGAACAGATGCTTCCCGAAGTAGAGCAATTTACGATGAACCAGCTGTTGCCTGCCATCGCTAAGGGAAGCTCATTAACCGCAACGGAAAAAACGGCCATTATCCAGAAATTTGCCCACTTTTCAGGTTTGAAACCGGAGGTAATTGAGCAATATAATATGGATATATCAACAAATTTATTTTGGAAGGAGTTGTTAAGGGACAAGGGCTATACAATAGGCAGGTTAGATTCCCGCTACCTCGGTATTGATAAGCAAGATGGCGGTGTTCGACCGGACTATAACGCAGAGCTTACTTCCTGGTTGCATTCCTTTACCCCGGCCATAAATATGTATTTACGTAACGAGTTGAAATATATCACGGATTTAAAGTATAATATGTTCGGAAGCGTTTATCCTTGGGATAGGAGTGGGGATAGAACAGGGGAAAACCTCCGCCAGGCGATGTCATCAAACCCGTACCTGCACTTGCTGGTTCAATCCGGTTATTTTGATGGCGCTTGCGATTATTTTAATGCTAAATACAATCTTTGGCAGATGGATCCCGCGGGGAAATTGAAAGACCGGATGTCTTGGAAAGGATATAGAAGCGGACATATGATGTATTTACGTAAACCGGATCTTGCACAGGGCAACCAAGATATTCGTGAGTTTATTTTAAATGCGGTCCCGAAGGCAGGCCAGGCCGCTAAATATTAA